The following coding sequences are from one Cenarchaeum symbiosum A window:
- a CDS encoding 20S proteasome, alpha and beta subunit (COG0638) translates to MASRGYDMTPTMYSPDGRIYQVEYAIETVKRGTLAIGVSSKEGVVIAVEEKPRALQTANITQKIFQVDRHIGVAAAGYIPDARIQVDNARFFSQGNRITYDEPVEVETVAKYLADQCHQFTQYSGVRPYGVALIIAGVDIKGEGVYVTDPSGTFVPYSAVAIGAGADDVNEFLEKQYKPDMSLDDAAALAVAAINLKDEVKGPESVRMAKVTSKDRTVQNVSGADIEAHMQASSKFSK, encoded by the coding sequence ATGGCATCACGCGGCTACGACATGACGCCTACAATGTACTCGCCGGACGGCAGGATATACCAGGTGGAATATGCCATAGAGACAGTCAAGCGCGGCACGCTGGCCATTGGCGTAAGCTCGAAAGAAGGGGTCGTCATCGCCGTCGAGGAAAAGCCCCGAGCTTTGCAGACTGCCAATATAACGCAAAAAATATTCCAGGTGGACCGCCACATCGGCGTGGCTGCCGCAGGATACATCCCTGACGCCAGGATCCAGGTGGACAATGCACGGTTTTTCTCCCAGGGAAACCGCATCACCTATGACGAGCCGGTCGAAGTAGAGACTGTCGCGAAATACCTTGCCGATCAGTGCCACCAGTTTACCCAGTATTCGGGGGTCAGGCCGTACGGTGTGGCCCTGATAATAGCAGGAGTGGACATAAAGGGCGAGGGCGTATACGTGACGGATCCCAGCGGGACGTTTGTTCCATATTCGGCAGTGGCCATAGGGGCGGGCGCCGACGATGTAAACGAGTTTCTCGAAAAACAGTACAAGCCGGATATGAGCCTCGACGATGCCGCCGCCCTGGCAGTAGCCGCTATAAACCTCAAGGATGAAGTCAAGGGCCCGGAAAGCGTGAGAATGGCCAAGGTGACCTCCAAGGACCGCACTGTCCAGAATGTCTCTGGCGCCGACATCGAGGCGCACATGCAGGCCTCGTCCAAGTTCTCAAAGTAG
- a CDS encoding glutamate dehydrogenase/leucine dehydrogenase (COG0334), producing MALVENDPFENSRKQVHDACDLLDITDKGMREYLVMPNRVLRFKIPVMMDDGNLRIFTGFRSQHNNDKGPYKGGIRYFNPKGGVEYMEREVMALSSWMTWKCAILDLPLGGGKGAVYVNPKEEKISAGEKERITRRFAYMLSEVIGPEKDIPAPDVYTTGKEMIQIMDTFGKLNGNRYTPGVITGKPVPVGGSLARNVATGLGSAYCTREAAKTLKIPLKGAKVVLQGFGNASTYAGIYLEKMGCKVIGASDSKGSVLVPAGFKMDKMMEHKSKKGTVVGYPGSKKVTAAELLTAKCDILVPGALENQIDAKIAAKLQCKIITEAANGPTFPEADPIIFKKKILLIPDILANSGGVCISYLEWVQNNQGYYWSFDDVAGKMETTIVRGFKASYEFAKKHKVDMRKASMAIAVDRVVKAFEHRGLWP from the coding sequence TTGGCCTTGGTGGAGAATGATCCGTTTGAGAACTCCAGAAAGCAGGTCCATGATGCATGCGACCTGCTAGATATCACAGACAAAGGAATGCGGGAATACCTTGTAATGCCCAACAGGGTGCTGAGGTTCAAGATTCCAGTCATGATGGATGATGGAAACTTGCGCATATTCACGGGCTTTCGCAGCCAGCATAACAATGACAAGGGCCCATACAAGGGAGGAATCCGGTACTTTAACCCGAAAGGCGGTGTCGAGTACATGGAGCGCGAAGTGATGGCGCTATCCTCATGGATGACCTGGAAGTGCGCCATACTGGACCTGCCCCTTGGCGGCGGCAAGGGCGCAGTATACGTAAACCCAAAAGAAGAAAAGATAAGCGCAGGGGAAAAAGAGAGGATAACGAGAAGGTTTGCATACATGCTATCAGAGGTGATAGGCCCGGAAAAGGACATACCGGCGCCAGACGTGTACACGACAGGCAAAGAGATGATACAGATAATGGACACGTTTGGCAAGCTCAACGGGAACAGGTATACACCGGGGGTCATAACTGGCAAGCCTGTCCCAGTGGGCGGATCCCTTGCAAGAAACGTAGCCACAGGTCTTGGCTCTGCATACTGTACAAGGGAGGCTGCAAAGACCCTCAAGATACCGCTCAAGGGCGCAAAGGTTGTACTGCAGGGCTTTGGAAACGCCTCGACATACGCAGGCATATACCTTGAAAAGATGGGCTGCAAAGTAATAGGGGCAAGCGATTCAAAGGGGTCGGTCCTGGTTCCTGCCGGCTTTAAAATGGACAAGATGATGGAGCATAAATCAAAAAAGGGGACGGTAGTGGGCTATCCCGGCTCCAAAAAAGTCACAGCAGCAGAGTTATTGACTGCAAAGTGCGACATACTTGTTCCCGGCGCCCTCGAGAACCAGATAGACGCAAAGATAGCAGCCAAATTACAGTGCAAGATAATTACAGAAGCGGCAAACGGCCCGACCTTCCCGGAGGCGGACCCGATAATATTCAAAAAGAAGATCCTCCTCATACCGGACATACTGGCAAACTCTGGCGGCGTCTGCATATCGTATTTGGAATGGGTCCAGAACAACCAGGGGTATTACTGGAGCTTTGACGATGTGGCAGGCAAGATGGAGACTACAATAGTCAGGGGGTTCAAGGCTTCCTATGAATTTGCCAAAAAGCACAAGGTCGATATGAGAAAGGCATCCATGGCGATAGCTGTGGACAGGGTAGTCAAGGCGTTTGAGCACCGCGGCCTCTGGCCGTAA
- a CDS encoding helicase (COG1205) translates to MQKHPCPSCGSALKIDRTFDGRAHVTCTGCKVEDLIENAGDPDEIILEMAYRLDKGSGGAPLDGLVREKAEIDEMIGGIRVDGLTRDILYTKQDYIAHYSRICRPPPEEGPEVENMNLDPRISAHLKKIGIDRFYRYQADALNSISGGRSTVISAPTASGKTEAFLVPVIQGIEGGRGVQALIVYPTKSLARDQASKIASFCRSTDITSAVFDGDTIDAERRGMLDSPPDILVTNFDVLHHHMWRNTQLASVLGGIRYLVVDEAHYYSGIFGSNVHHIIKRLRRLAGDMTCVAASATLDGAAEFCSSLFGEEMHLVEGEGGGGETEFVMVFPSMRKQRALMVDLLRRLSRGRHKTMVFNSSHKNAELLAIQASKQGMRIRVHRAGLSPGYRRSVERSFRDGSLGAISCTPTLELGIDVGDVDGVVSSVVPYNRLIQRMGRAARRGQRGYAFLALGNDPISQYYKNHPSDYFEDTEKSYIDPENPLVEEYQVLAMACDKPLDKQEAAGHQGVVEAHQRAGRLELRDGRYTPHRAKAAQMLKEYSIRGIGESLGIYHGKKRVGERALPIALEELHRDAVYLMAGSRYRVVESGYPEGMYARLERLPRDYPYFTKALKMENPLIEEVYESRRVFGTEVAFCRLQIRKIVHGYVNVELGRDEAVGEPVALDYPMEYEFVTKGLAFRAPRPGKEIETAEDPAAAEAGCYHAAEHVLIEGSNMITGGAAQDLGGISLGDTGMIFIYDGAIGGNGASRSLYGRLEAAIGRGAAILSECPCGDDRGCPRCTFSYRCGNNNDYLHKEAALGVLGEMLSGTESGLGEPGL, encoded by the coding sequence TTGCAAAAGCACCCTTGCCCCTCATGCGGGTCGGCCCTAAAGATAGACAGGACGTTTGACGGCAGGGCCCATGTGACTTGCACAGGGTGCAAGGTGGAGGATCTTATCGAGAATGCGGGGGATCCTGACGAGATCATACTGGAGATGGCGTACAGGCTGGACAAGGGATCAGGCGGGGCCCCTCTTGACGGCCTCGTCCGGGAAAAAGCCGAGATAGACGAGATGATAGGGGGCATCAGGGTCGACGGGCTGACCCGGGATATCCTGTATACAAAACAGGACTATATCGCCCATTATTCCAGGATATGCAGGCCCCCTCCGGAAGAAGGGCCGGAGGTGGAGAATATGAATCTTGATCCCCGCATATCGGCCCACCTGAAAAAGATCGGCATAGATAGATTTTACCGGTACCAGGCGGATGCACTGAATAGCATATCTGGCGGCAGGAGCACAGTGATCAGCGCGCCTACCGCATCTGGCAAGACCGAGGCGTTCTTGGTACCTGTCATACAGGGGATAGAGGGGGGCCGCGGCGTGCAGGCCCTGATAGTATACCCGACAAAGTCGCTTGCCCGGGACCAGGCATCCAAGATAGCATCGTTTTGCCGCAGCACAGATATCACCTCGGCAGTATTCGACGGGGATACCATCGATGCAGAGCGCCGCGGCATGCTCGATTCCCCGCCGGATATCCTTGTGACCAACTTTGACGTACTGCACCACCACATGTGGAGGAACACGCAGCTGGCGTCTGTTCTAGGAGGGATACGGTATCTTGTGGTAGATGAGGCGCATTATTACTCCGGGATATTCGGATCAAACGTGCATCATATAATCAAGAGGCTGCGCAGGCTCGCCGGGGATATGACATGCGTGGCTGCATCTGCCACACTTGATGGAGCGGCAGAATTTTGCAGCTCGCTGTTTGGAGAAGAAATGCATCTTGTAGAGGGCGAAGGTGGCGGCGGCGAGACTGAATTTGTCATGGTGTTTCCATCGATGAGAAAGCAGAGGGCCCTGATGGTGGATCTTTTGCGCAGGCTCTCCCGGGGGCGCCACAAGACGATGGTATTCAACAGCTCGCACAAAAATGCAGAGCTGCTGGCGATACAGGCATCCAAGCAGGGCATGAGGATCAGGGTGCACCGGGCGGGCCTGTCTCCCGGGTACAGAAGGTCCGTCGAGCGCTCTTTCCGGGACGGCTCACTCGGGGCCATCTCCTGCACTCCGACGCTTGAGCTTGGAATAGATGTGGGCGATGTGGACGGGGTGGTCTCGTCGGTGGTCCCGTACAACCGCCTTATACAGAGGATGGGGCGGGCGGCCAGGCGCGGCCAGCGCGGGTACGCCTTTCTGGCACTGGGCAACGACCCCATATCGCAGTATTACAAGAATCATCCGTCTGACTATTTCGAGGATACAGAAAAGAGCTATATCGACCCAGAGAACCCACTGGTAGAGGAATACCAGGTGCTGGCAATGGCGTGTGACAAACCGCTTGATAAACAAGAGGCTGCCGGCCACCAAGGGGTGGTGGAGGCGCACCAGAGGGCAGGCAGGCTGGAGCTGCGGGATGGAAGGTATACTCCACACAGGGCAAAAGCGGCCCAAATGCTGAAAGAATACAGCATAAGAGGGATAGGCGAATCACTTGGGATATACCACGGAAAAAAGAGGGTAGGCGAGAGGGCCCTTCCGATAGCCCTTGAGGAGCTGCACAGGGATGCCGTATACCTGATGGCAGGCTCGCGGTACAGGGTGGTTGAATCGGGGTATCCCGAGGGGATGTACGCCCGGCTTGAGCGCCTGCCGCGGGACTATCCTTATTTTACAAAGGCACTAAAAATGGAGAACCCGCTCATAGAGGAGGTCTACGAGAGCAGAAGGGTCTTTGGGACAGAGGTGGCATTTTGCAGGCTTCAGATACGCAAGATAGTCCACGGGTATGTCAACGTGGAGCTAGGCCGGGACGAGGCGGTGGGGGAGCCCGTCGCGCTGGACTATCCCATGGAGTATGAATTTGTGACAAAGGGCCTGGCGTTCCGGGCGCCGCGGCCAGGCAAAGAGATTGAGACGGCAGAAGATCCTGCCGCGGCAGAAGCCGGGTGCTATCATGCCGCCGAGCACGTATTGATCGAGGGGAGCAACATGATAACAGGCGGGGCTGCCCAAGACCTTGGCGGGATATCGCTTGGTGATACTGGCATGATATTCATCTATGATGGGGCGATAGGGGGCAACGGGGCAAGCAGGTCGCTCTACGGAAGGCTAGAGGCGGCAATAGGCAGGGGAGCTGCCATTCTCTCAGAGTGCCCCTGCGGTGATGATAGGGGCTGCCCCCGGTGCACGTTCTCTTATCGATGTGGAAACAACAACGACTACCTGCACAAGGAAGCGGCACTCGGGGTATTAGGGGAGATGCTGTCCGGGACAGAGTCCGGGCTGGGGGAGCCGGGCCTCTAG
- a CDS encoding permease of the major facilitator superfamily (COG0477) produces MKTTLLLVNAVALLVGISYGMHGPSLPIFAKNVIGASYSDLGLIGLGNFIPYMFIPLFVGLLLDRYNRGHLLSIGVVLNSASIYLLSIAQTVPEVAVYRVMTGAAHAFFWPPCVRIISSVSTGRERVLNVGRFTGFFIGGVTMGPLLGSVLLENVDVTYRALFQITAFVLAAAIIASISLSRRHARDSATGLATPAASVSIHTPHFTLSAVKAMARFPEVILVLVYCTASFGVILAIFPAYLDDNLLTGTEIGILYFVFGLSRITALIMVGRLARRTGHTLVASTVSLVIGLGLAYVAGITGGGLFLFAASLLIMGFGFSVLFPLALEVVLSRTHKKITGSMIGAYETTIGIGWVTGPIIVGVISEFYGGDLPYLVLCILGAGVAVLSAARRHRLEPARSPGGASLHGAPPSGLDTPS; encoded by the coding sequence ATGAAGACCACCCTATTGCTGGTAAACGCAGTCGCCCTGTTAGTGGGCATAAGCTATGGAATGCACGGCCCCTCTCTTCCCATATTTGCAAAAAACGTGATAGGGGCCTCCTATTCTGATCTGGGCCTGATCGGCCTTGGCAACTTTATCCCGTACATGTTCATACCTCTATTCGTGGGCCTGCTCCTCGACAGGTACAACAGGGGCCACCTGCTGTCCATAGGGGTGGTGCTCAACTCGGCATCGATATACCTGCTGTCGATAGCACAGACCGTCCCCGAGGTGGCCGTATACCGGGTCATGACGGGGGCGGCCCATGCATTCTTCTGGCCCCCGTGCGTGAGGATCATATCTTCGGTCAGCACCGGCCGGGAAAGGGTGCTAAACGTGGGCCGGTTTACCGGGTTTTTTATCGGCGGGGTGACCATGGGGCCCCTGCTTGGCTCTGTATTACTGGAGAATGTAGACGTCACATACAGGGCGCTATTCCAGATAACGGCATTTGTGCTGGCCGCCGCGATAATCGCGTCCATTTCCCTGTCTAGGCGGCACGCCCGGGACAGCGCGACAGGCCTTGCCACGCCTGCTGCCAGCGTCAGCATACATACCCCGCATTTCACGCTATCCGCGGTAAAGGCGATGGCCCGGTTCCCCGAGGTCATACTGGTCCTTGTATACTGTACAGCCTCGTTCGGCGTCATACTGGCCATATTTCCCGCATATCTGGATGACAACCTGTTGACCGGGACGGAAATAGGCATACTCTACTTTGTCTTCGGGCTCTCCCGGATAACCGCGCTGATAATGGTGGGCAGGCTGGCAAGGCGCACGGGCCATACGCTTGTGGCATCTACGGTCTCCCTTGTCATCGGCCTGGGCTTGGCCTACGTGGCAGGTATTACGGGGGGCGGCCTGTTCCTCTTTGCCGCCTCCCTGTTAATCATGGGCTTTGGGTTTAGCGTATTGTTCCCTCTTGCCCTCGAGGTCGTACTAAGCAGGACGCACAAAAAGATCACAGGTTCCATGATAGGCGCCTACGAGACTACCATCGGAATAGGGTGGGTCACGGGGCCGATCATCGTGGGGGTCATATCCGAGTTCTACGGGGGGGATCTGCCCTACCTTGTGCTCTGTATACTGGGGGCGGGCGTGGCGGTGCTATCTGCGGCCCGGCGGCACAGGCTGGAGCCTGCGCGCTCCCCCGGGGGGGCATCCCTGCACGGGGCGCCGCCGTCCGGACTCGACACGCCCTCATAG
- a CDS encoding Sec-independent protein secretion pathway component (COG1826) produces MLSLGLNVAGSEWIIIIFAALVLILGTNKLPEAAKKLGRAVNEYNKAKQDMQNQMKDYTSHDIGVKGPLGNERDKLEAIARSLGEDPSGKTTEQLKDLIQEKIGRRDDPGAA; encoded by the coding sequence ATGCTCAGCCTTGGGCTCAACGTAGCTGGCAGCGAGTGGATTATAATCATATTTGCCGCGCTCGTCCTCATACTGGGGACAAACAAGCTGCCGGAAGCGGCCAAAAAGCTCGGCCGCGCGGTAAACGAGTACAACAAGGCAAAGCAGGACATGCAGAACCAGATGAAGGACTACACCAGCCACGACATAGGGGTCAAAGGGCCCCTTGGCAACGAGCGGGACAAACTGGAGGCGATCGCAAGATCGCTTGGCGAGGACCCGTCTGGCAAGACCACTGAACAGCTCAAAGACCTCATACAGGAAAAGATAGGCAGGCGTGACGACCCTGGCGCCGCATGA
- a CDS encoding methylase involved in ubiquinone/menaquinone biosynthesis (COG2226), translating into MGLAGYWPEVLNVLREIIPVYDRVNSYISLGRDTVHRRRGITGRISPGDKVLDAGSGFGNMSGTALDICGDLDVTMCDPLLPMLKKTNQDTPRALSCGVFEHMPFRTGGFDAVLCGYSLRDAISLKTAISELHRVLKDGGRLVIVDLGKPDCIVYRAGVSIYLRLVLPIIALIAGGRLGLKFATLYGTFQRWPRNKKLEEMLLEKFSRVEFEKDLKGGAIMVAAYK; encoded by the coding sequence ATGGGATTGGCAGGATACTGGCCGGAGGTGCTAAACGTACTCCGGGAGATAATCCCCGTCTATGATAGGGTCAACTCGTACATATCGCTCGGGCGCGACACGGTACACAGGCGCCGGGGTATCACCGGCAGGATCTCCCCCGGGGACAAGGTGCTCGATGCCGGGTCCGGCTTTGGGAACATGTCGGGGACCGCCCTCGATATATGCGGGGACCTTGACGTAACAATGTGCGATCCCCTGCTCCCCATGCTCAAAAAGACCAACCAGGATACCCCAAGGGCGCTATCCTGCGGGGTATTCGAGCACATGCCGTTTAGGACAGGAGGGTTTGACGCAGTTCTATGCGGGTACTCGTTAAGGGATGCAATCAGCCTCAAGACGGCAATATCCGAACTGCACAGGGTGTTAAAGGACGGTGGCCGGCTGGTCATAGTGGATTTAGGCAAGCCGGACTGTATCGTATACAGGGCGGGCGTCTCTATATACCTGAGACTGGTCCTGCCTATAATAGCACTAATCGCAGGCGGCAGGCTGGGCCTGAAATTTGCCACTCTATACGGGACTTTTCAGAGGTGGCCTAGAAACAAAAAACTCGAGGAGATGCTGCTAGAAAAATTCTCCCGTGTAGAGTTTGAAAAGGATCTAAAAGGCGGGGCGATCATGGTCGCTGCATACAAATGA
- a CDS encoding DNA topoisomerase IB (COG3569), whose amino-acid sequence MNWKTLQHSGIHFPPEHEVKGFKIKVKGKQVNLTPLQEEMAYQWAKKKDTPYAQDKVFQKNFARDFAKELGIKLLYKDLDFSEAYRLVDMEKDKKDMMTKEEKKEIAAKRKEIREGLKAKYGIAVMDGKEVEIASYMAEPPGIFIGRGKHPLRGKWKRRIGPQDVVLNMGTKAKAPPGKWKKIVHEKDGIWIAKWTDNLVKKDKYVWLADTAGLKQERDRSKYEKAVALSKKIGEIEAKIVKDMKSKDPKISKIATACYLIYRTAMRVGDEKDKDEADTVGATTLRKEHIRISDGVIEFDFLGKDSIRWNEKLKVTGDDEQFSRNLQGLVKSIKPKDEIFKDIRSSDVNRYYSGIVKGVTAKVFRTYLASKKVSEYLRKNDKIRSKSAFFKLYHAKSANLEAAIMCNHKRTVPKTFKKALEKKKETLKKAKGATPKTDKQKERKKERIEKIGLQIKLAQNTRDYNVGTSLRNYIDPRIFKAWTDEVGAEWEKLYTTALQRKFLWVRDEKEPWKKVSKQY is encoded by the coding sequence ATGAACTGGAAGACACTACAGCACAGCGGGATACACTTTCCCCCAGAGCACGAGGTCAAGGGCTTCAAGATAAAGGTCAAGGGAAAACAGGTGAATCTCACGCCCCTCCAGGAGGAGATGGCCTACCAGTGGGCCAAGAAAAAGGATACCCCGTACGCACAGGACAAGGTGTTCCAAAAGAACTTTGCACGCGACTTTGCCAAGGAGCTGGGCATCAAGCTGCTCTACAAGGATCTTGACTTTTCAGAGGCGTACCGGCTAGTCGACATGGAAAAGGACAAAAAAGACATGATGACAAAAGAGGAGAAAAAAGAGATCGCCGCCAAGAGAAAGGAGATAAGAGAGGGATTAAAGGCCAAGTACGGAATAGCCGTCATGGACGGCAAGGAGGTCGAGATAGCAAGCTACATGGCCGAGCCCCCGGGCATATTCATAGGCAGGGGCAAGCATCCCCTGAGGGGCAAGTGGAAGAGGCGTATTGGCCCCCAGGATGTAGTGCTGAACATGGGCACAAAGGCAAAGGCGCCCCCCGGCAAGTGGAAGAAGATAGTGCATGAAAAAGACGGCATCTGGATAGCAAAGTGGACCGACAACCTGGTCAAAAAGGACAAGTATGTCTGGCTTGCGGATACTGCCGGATTAAAGCAGGAGCGCGACAGGTCAAAGTACGAAAAGGCGGTGGCCCTGTCAAAAAAGATAGGCGAGATAGAGGCGAAGATCGTAAAGGACATGAAGAGCAAGGATCCAAAGATAAGCAAGATTGCGACTGCGTGCTATCTGATATACAGGACCGCCATGAGGGTCGGGGACGAAAAGGACAAGGACGAGGCGGATACAGTCGGTGCCACCACCCTGCGTAAAGAGCACATCCGCATCAGCGACGGAGTCATCGAGTTTGACTTTCTGGGCAAGGACAGCATACGCTGGAACGAAAAGCTCAAGGTGACAGGGGATGACGAGCAGTTCAGCAGGAACCTGCAGGGTCTCGTCAAATCGATAAAGCCCAAGGACGAGATATTCAAAGATATAAGATCGTCTGACGTGAACAGGTACTATTCCGGGATAGTCAAGGGCGTGACCGCCAAGGTATTCAGGACGTACCTGGCGTCAAAAAAGGTCTCCGAGTACCTCCGCAAGAACGACAAGATACGCTCAAAGTCGGCATTCTTCAAGCTGTACCATGCGAAATCCGCCAATCTTGAGGCTGCAATAATGTGCAACCACAAGAGGACCGTCCCCAAGACCTTCAAAAAGGCGCTAGAGAAAAAGAAAGAGACACTCAAAAAGGCCAAAGGGGCCACGCCCAAGACCGACAAGCAAAAGGAGCGCAAAAAGGAGAGGATAGAAAAGATCGGCCTGCAGATAAAGCTGGCCCAGAACACGCGGGACTATAATGTAGGGACGTCCCTGCGGAACTATATCGACCCCCGGATATTCAAGGCCTGGACCGACGAGGTGGGGGCCGAGTGGGAAAAGCTGTACACGACGGCCCTGCAGCGCAAGTTCCTCTGGGTCAGGGACGAAAAAGAGCCCTGGAAGAAGGTCTCAAAGCAGTACTAG